GGGTGTCTGAGATGTTTTTGTGTCTTTCACAGATCTCTCGCTCACTTTATGGTGTTCTGGTGTTCCTTCTCCTTATGAAGAGTTGCTTTGTGCTGAGCATTAATGAAGCAATGCCTGCTGCGGTATCTGCAATGTCGATGATTTTCTCCAACCTGCTCTGGCCACTGGTATTTACAAAATTAACTAAATtttgggaggaggagggggactGGCTTTCTGCTATAAGCAGCTGTCTGAGCATCCCAAAGTTCTCTCACCTCCTCTTCAGTCTCAACTTCATAATTACAAGCTAATGACATGATCCAACTAACAAAAATGtacaataactttatttttgtgCTGCATTGAACACTTTTACTCcatgtttatagataacagtgTATTGCAATAGTGTTTTAATAACATAAACACATAAGCAAATGGGTTAGAGATTAAAGAACAACTCTATGTGGATTAAGGCAAATGTGTGGTAATTTAGGCATATAGTCAGTGccataaaaataatgatttataagCTTTACTTGCTTGTTAGCTTCATTTGCATTGTAGCTCCAATGTTATCATAAAGAAGAAAATCTTAACATGTTCTGGTTTATTCACTACATTGGACATTTGGTGTATATTATCTCCGATGCTTCAATCAGCATTTTGCTATATTTTGTGTACTGTGGGTGTGTAATGATATTACAGTCTCATCTGTTTTTTTCCTGTTGTTTCAGATAGCTGGTTTGATTCTCGTCATTGCCTTCTCCTGCATGGGGAaccttttttttcattcagaCTTCCATGTCTTCAGTAGTTTACCAAGATCTATGTACTGGATTACCTCTCACTGTTTGCGTCTGGGAAAGGTCAGATACCTCTGTGGGTCTGATCCTAAAACACCAGCATCATGGACACTCTGTGCCTATGGAGTTTTACTGTACACAGTGTCTGTTGCATTAAAAGCGATGGTATGTGTAACATTATTACCATCCTTTTATAACAGTAAGAACTCCCAAAACAAGCTTAACTTAACTTCAAAAAAGTTGGAATgctctgtaaaatgtaaatatatatataaatatatttatatatatatatatatatatatatatatatatatatatatatatatatatatatatatatatatatatataaatgaaaataGAACGCAATGATTTTCAAATCTAATATATccatatttttttcacaaaataacATAGAACTCATATTAAATATTGAAAGTTTtaccattaaataaaaaactcaATGGCAGGAACACATCTAAAAGAATTACAGTGGGAGATTtgaaataaaaagagcatttagAGAGGCAGATCTTCCCAGAAGCAAAAAAACTTCACCACCAATGGATATCCCACCATTTACAATACATAATATCAATGTGTAATGTGGCTagctctacactgtaaaaaatttccttgtaaaattacagtaaaatactggcagcagggTTTCCAGCTCTTTACTGTAATTTTTACGGTTTCTGTCCTGTATTCTGAATAACAGTTTCTTACTGTTTTATTCAAAACATGCAAAGCCCGTGAATTtgacaaaatacagtaaaatactggcagcaatGTGCTGTATTCTAAATTACAAATTAAGCTAAattgaataaacacaaaaacagcattaaatatgttatagtacatttttttattaaacaaaatgacaatataataaCAACCTCAGAGCAGATACACTCAGTGAGTTATATAAACAATCTGTCCATCAAACCCCTCTCATTCTCAAGCTCAAAaaagtaagaataaaaaaaaattgttgttttcTGGTAAAggctagttaaaataaactaaaatgtttctttaaaaaaaaatgcaaaaaatgagtGTGTGAACATTTAAATGAAATCCCACTGAAAGTTCATGAGATGTTTTAGGAGTGTGGAGACACGAGGATTGACTGCCTGAGATTTCTTGTAGACAATTTTGCCTGTCTTCTTTGAGACCACCTTGCCCCGGATCGTCTTTGAACCCCTCTCTAGGTTTATCCCAATGAAGCGTCTGGAGATACAGCAGTATAAAATAGCATTCAGTTGGTGACTTTTAGAGTGATTCAGGAAATTAAGCATGCACAAGAAGAAAATGACAGATATAAGAACAAACTCTGAATGAACTTCAAAGTACAAGAGGCCTCCTCCTGGTACTGCaaattgaacacatagtacattGCAAACAAAGTTGCAAACCTGGTCAAGAATGTAGGTAGGATGCCCTCACAAATGACATGACCCTCAAAACTAAGCTCCTTTCCTTGTTTGTATTTGCCAagagtggcatttcctttgttctcctTCCTGCCTTTTTTTCTACACCTCTTTTAAGATCATTtatttttccacctgttttccagTCAAACAAGTTCCACAAGCAGACCCTTTTATTTCACTAAAAGAAAGTGCAAGCTAAATAATAGTAAAGCACATTCATAatgattaatcaaataaacaacaaaatataaacatatctgcataaacatatataaataaaatatccaacacttccctctcctgtaacatttacaccacattttgtatttaaataaaattagtaaaactcattttttcattcttttttttatacagttttgattaatttggtaatttggtaaaattagtcAAACTAGCTACCTGGTAGCTATAAAGCTATTTTAAGAAAAACAGTATTGTACTGTGGCAATTTGGCTGTATTTTTACAgcaatttttacagtgtagtgatGGGGAGAGGACTAAGGAGTGGGTAAGGTCATTGGCCTTTTtagataaataaaatgtattggtgtaaaaaaaaattacaccaattaaatgtaaaaaatatattgtcatttgttGTCACAAAATCAATTAGACATATTATAcaagtatacaaaatatatatatatatatatatatatatatatatatatatatatatatatatatatatatatatatatatatatatatatatactatgtttcattaaaacatttttcagtAAATTGCATTTTTTCATATGAGTGACATTCATAATTTGTGCCATTTTTATATCTGGTAGGTAATTGGTGGACTCACCTCCTTCATGAAAACAGCAGCAAAATTCAAACGAAGACCTCACATATGTGTGTCTGACCTGGTCACTTACATCAGGGACATGGCTTTAGTATTCACAGGAAAAGGCCAACAGAAGAGGATGCATAACCATGCTAACAGTAATgtgagttttatttttaatactgcaTAACAATGTTGCATAACTTTGGTTCATGGGTGCACTATTGGGCTCCATATTAAAATGACTTGATAAAACATTTGCACCAGTAAAAAATTTTAATTTGTTACACTCTGAATAAAAGGcaacttttacagttttttttttaataaagcataTGTTTGCATGATTACATTTAGATGCACtatatgtataaatgtttgtGAATACTCCTTCTAATGGATACATTCACcgactttaagttgcacccattctagacacagatgtacaaatgcacacacagcttatctattCCCCATAGAAAAGTatagccaatagaataggactatctgTATAGTCCTAGGTGTGGGCTAAAGAGTTAAAACACCTCTTCAGTATTATGCTGGGTAGCAGTCAAACTCTATTCTCTAAAATAAGGGTTATCCAATGGTTATCCATCCAAAACTAATTTaactaactttattaatttaataatttaggtAGTTGAAGATGAAGTGTAGAGTTGGGAATgagatggggtggtgatcatccaacttcctaaCCTCACTAATTTTCTTGtgtaaatgctccaaaatctagacaAAAGCCTTCccttgacagtagagacagttactctaataaAAACAGGATACACTTTTttgtgtcccaacacttttgtccaaataTTGTTATTGTCTAGGAGTAGCATCACTGATGTCACCCTAATTTCTCTTGTCTGCACAGAATTTGTACCTGGAGGAGTTTGAGGATATTGTTGATGAGCTGTTGTTGCGGCTCGATGTGATAACTGATACTGATGTCCCTGATGATCAAGAAGACAATGACAATCAGAGCTGCTGCAGTTCTGCACATTACAGCTCAGAGGTGTTCATTCTGATCTTTATTatcaggtgctggtcaacgaattagaataatttgaaatagtgcaatcatgaaattctttgaatgcattttttgtgcagaaagcaaatcaggtgttcaccgcacctgtcctactcgttagactaatcacagaactcgttacctggaaaaaagtttgctcagctgagctttccaaaaggcccatttaggccatttaactgtgacactgttgttttattgaattagaataatggagaaaccgtttcattgaattagaatattttttattataattacaatcatcactttctcagtattttgtggctgcccccttggcttgtatgactgcctgaagtctccgcggcatcgatttgaccagcttgtcgcaagtttccgcactcacagcttcccaggcagtggcgatgttctgcttcagttggtccagcgtagtaggctttctgtcgcgaattttccgcttgacgatggcccaaaggttttcaatgacattgaggtcaggcgagttggccggccatgccaaaacttcaagctgttttttagtgaaccaatctttggtcgactttgccgcatgagccggtgcaagatcctgttgaaatatgaagtctacttcgccgaactgttcctcaacagtcggaatcaggaacgtttccagaacatcttgatatacggcagcattgacagtcttcttgaggaagcagagtttcctcacggacatgcatccccagaccataacgctctggggaaacttgacggatcttttcacgcactcgtggttgtaggtttcgccaccacgacgccagacacgaggaccttggtcaccgaaggagatgcagaagcatgattcgtcactgaagaccactttctgccagtcttcagcagtccactcgccgtgttctttggcccacttcagccgtttctccatttgtttcttgttcagcatcggttttactgctggaacacgagatttgaagccgagttcgcgcagacgacggtaagtggttgatcttgagacgtcagcgccggtctgcttgttccacaagtcggtgagctcggaagtggacttgaacaccggttgctgactgcgatctttctaagctgcttgttgtcgcgagcagaagtttttcggacgccggaacagtcggtgcgcttgctgcagtttttcttgagagctttgcagacggaagactggctgatgccgagctgctcatcaattttagtttgggtcaagccttgttggcgaagggcttgaatttgagccactattccggttgagaggtcgcgctgcttacccatgattgattttacaacttagaaattctactcaaccctgactttatactgcacagtgaacactcttcacagaaaacaaaaatttgagcatttattctaattcaatgaaacgttttttctccattattctaattcaataaaacaacagtgtcacagttaaatggcctaaatgggccttttggaaagctcagctgagcaacacctaatttgctttctgcacaaaaaatgcattcaaagaatttcatgattgcactatttcaaattattctaattcgttgaccagcactatactttatattcagtatttaattttattctaaACTAAAGTCCACTGTAAACCTAATGTTCACTCTTACCCAACTGTAAACCTAACACTCGCTCCAGAGGTGCTCGTTCCTGGTCCTGGAGATTTCAAGTCTAACACACCTCCAATCTCGAGTTTGGTTGATCTGTAGGACCAGGAATGAGCACCCCTGCTCTAAttttaaccataaccttaacattTAACCCTCAACCCTAAACCATAGGTTGTCTAACTGCAGAAGTTTTTTTGTATATGACAGCAACATACAGTGAGTTAGTAACTGTGTGTATATAACAGTAGTTTTTTTCTCTATAGGATGTTGATTTGGAGAACACTGTGGGAATGAGGAAAAACTCCTGTGTGTACAGTGCCTCCTCATACATGCATGAAGAAGACGGAGAAAGTAGGCTCAGGTACAGCTCTCTCAGGTTCAAAATCTAACTCTGTTGAGGTGCTATGTACATGAATGCCAAGGTAAATATCAGCTCTGTAAACATGCACTAATTTCATTACAAGGTCACCGCTGGAAAGGAAAACTCTCCAGCCTGTTGGAGGAAACAGAGGAACGATCCATGGCAGATCCATTTTCACCGGCCAGAAGATCCATACAAGCATCACAACCACACCTGTGAAGAAGTCAAAAGACTTACAGACTTTCCTGTGCAGTGATCACTCAATTAGTGTTCAAATGAATGAATGCAGTGAAACACTGAGCTCAAACAGAGCTAAACACTTTAGTCTGACCTGGGAGAACAAGGTTAAGAATGTCTGTACTAAATCCTGGAGCACACAAGCAGATCTAACTCCAGTTTTAAACTCTTCTAATATCAGTAGAACCAGTCTATCATCTCACACAAAGGCCTTTAACCAGTTGTGTATAAGTGAATCACCTGTAGAAAACACAGAGACATATTGTGAATTACAAACAGTACATATTCCAGGTCAGTGTTGCTAAGGGGATGTTTGTTAATCCACAATGGACATATTCAAGTGATATTCAATATTTATCTCAAATTAAACCATAATTTTCAATCTTGATCTTGGAGGCACTGTGCCCTGCACATTTTTGCTTTCCCTTCCAAAACATGCGATTCAACCAACCGGCTTATTAACAAGTTTGAGTGTCAGGGCGGTGTTAAATGTTATAAAGTaggaaaaacactaaaatgtgcattgGACTCCAGGACTAGGATTTAAACAGTGCCTCGTTTCATTATacatataaagtaaaatataaaatatttgtatgtagtgtaatATTATGTGTCATGTTTTCACTGCTGTcccatgaaaaaatatataaaaatatttacaaaagtgctgaggggtgtactcacttttgtgatgtACTGTATTCAAGGATTCAGGGAGACTGTGTCGTACTTAAGAgcagtatgttcaaattaggtaaagaatactaaaagtgcatttggaatgtaatatactttatgaaaatacaaatgaaaaaaaaatactttctctgcattttcataaaatgtgttttt
This genomic interval from Astyanax mexicanus isolate ESR-SI-001 chromosome 1, AstMex3_surface, whole genome shotgun sequence contains the following:
- the LOC111195705 gene encoding uncharacterized protein LOC111195705 encodes the protein MKTAAKFKRRPHICVSDLVTYIRDMALVFTGKGQQKRMHNHANSNNLYLEEFEDIVDELLLRLDVITDTDVPDDQEDNDNQSCCSSAHYSSEDVDLENTVGMRKNSCVYSASSYMHEEDGESRLRSPLERKTLQPVGGNRGTIHGRSIFTGQKIHTSITTTPVKKSKDLQTFLCSDHSISVQMNECSETLSSNRAKHFSLTWENKVKNVCTKSWSTQADLTPVLNSSNISRTSLSSHTKAFNQLCISESPVENTETYCELQTVHIPGQCC